In Strix aluco isolate bStrAlu1 chromosome 22, bStrAlu1.hap1, whole genome shotgun sequence, a genomic segment contains:
- the MAD2L2 gene encoding mitotic spindle assembly checkpoint protein MAD2B — protein MTTLTRQDLNFGQVVADVLSEFLEVAVHLILYVREVYPIGIFQKRKKYNVPVQMSCHPELNQYIQDTLHCVKPLLEKNDVEKVVVVILDKEHHPVERFVFEITQPPLLSISSESLLSHVEQLLRAFILKISVCDAVLDNNPPGCTFTVLVHTREAATRNMEKIQVIKDFPWILADEQDVHMHDPRLIPLKTMTSDILKMQLYVEERAHKGT, from the exons ATGACCACTCTCACACGGCAGGACCTTAACTTTGGGCAAG ttgttGCAGATGTTCTTTCAGAATTTCTGGAAGTGGCTGTTCATCTTATCTTGTATGTCAGAGAAGTTTACCCTATTGGGatctttcagaagaggaaaaaatacaatgtACCTGTCCAG ATGTCCTGCCACCCGGAGCTGAATCAGTACATCCAGGACACGCTGCACTGCGTGAAGCCGCTGCTTGAGAAG AATGATGTGGAGAAAGTTGTAGTTGTAATCCTGGACAAAGAGCACCACCCTGTGGAGAGATTTGTCTTTGAGATCACCCAGCCGCCTCTTCTTTCCATTAG TTCGGAGTCCCTGCTGTCCCACGTGGAGCAGTTACTGCGTGCCTTCATCCTGAAGATCAGCGTGTGCGACGCTGTGCTCGACAACAATCCCCCAG GGTGCACCTTCACGGTTCTGGTTCACACACGGGAGGCTGCCACACGGAACATGGAGAAGATCCAGGTGATAAAG GACTTCCCGTGGATCCTTGCTGATGAACAAGACGTGCACATGCACGACCCCCGGCTTATTCCCCTGAAAACCATGACATCTGATATCTTAAAG ATGCAGCTATATGTAGAAGAGCGAGCCCACAAAGGCACCTGA
- the DRAXIN gene encoding draxin isoform X2 encodes MWLQQQPRSGHHHKHGLAKKERVHAMPSRGRPAAEEALRMGSGAPAVEELVAEGQPAALKQNKEVFLGFEFPYPERENQSPGSERGKKQNREHRRHSRRDRLKHHRGKTPDAGPSSLYKKPESFEEQFQNLQAEEATSLTPTMLLITALELAVSTEEPPVLPATSPRSQARLRQDGDVMPTLDMALFDWTDYEDLKPEMWPSAKKKEKRRSKSPNSGNETVTAEGEPCDHHLDCLPGSCCDLREHLCKPHNRGLNNKCYDDCMCTEGLRCYAKFHRNRRVTRRKGRCVEPESANGEQGSFINV; translated from the exons atgtggctgcagcagcagcccagaagTGGGCACCACCACAAGCATGGCTTGGCCAAGAAGGAGAGGGTCCATGCCATGCCTTCTAGAGGGCGGCCGGCTGCAGAAGAGGCCCTCAGAATGGGTAGTGGAGCTCCAGCTGTGGAAGAGCTGGTGGCAGAGGGACAGCCAGCAGCCCTGAAACAGAATAAGGAGGTGTTCCTGGGTTTTGAGTTCCCATATCCTGAGAGGGAGAACCAGTCCCCTGGGTctgagagaggaaagaagcagaacCGAGAGCACCGGCGACACAGCCGCAGGGACAGGCTGAAACACCACAGAG GGAAGACTCCTGATGCTGGGCCAAGCTCCCTGTACAAGAAACCTGAAAGCTTTGAAGAACAGTTTCAAAACCTCCAAGCAGAGGAAGCTACAAGTCTGACTCCCACCATGCTTCTCATCACTGCACTTGAACTAGCTGTTTCCACAGAAGAGCCTCCTGTTCTTCCAGCCACATCACCACGGTCACAG GCCCGCCTCAGGCAAGATGGGGATGTGATGCCCACCCTAGATATGGCACTCTTTGACTGGACAGATTATGAGGATCTCAAACCAGAAATGTGGCCATCTGCTAAAAAGAAAG AAAAACGCCGCAGTAAGAGCCCCAACAGCGGAAATGAAACTGTGACGGCTGAAGGAGAGCCATGTGATCATCACCTTGACTGCCTCCCAG GCTCTTGCTGCGACTTGCGTGAACACCTCTGCAAACCACACAATCGAGGCCTTAACAACAAATGTTACGATGACTGTATGTGCACTGAAG GGCTACGCTGTTATGCCAAATTCCACCGGAACCGAAGAGTGACCCGGAGGAAAGGGCGCTGCGTGGAGCCCGAATCAGCCAACGGAGAGCAGGGATCATTCATTAATGTTTAG
- the LOC141933388 gene encoding F-box only protein 2-like: protein MESLPEAVLIRILASIPAVDLVLACRLVCCQWKNLVDGAALWILKCQQEGLTGAESQEDAENWQNFYFLSKKRKNLIKNPCGEEALQHWGEVENGGDGWKIEELPGDFGKEFPREEVHKYFVTSYEWCRKAQVIDLRAEGYWEELMDTTQPKVVVKDWYAGRSDAGCLYELCVKLLSENEDVLAEYKSETVAIPQDNDASWTEISHTFSNYGPGVRFVRFEHGGQDTLFWKGWYGVRVTNSSVTVEP, encoded by the exons ATGGAGTCCCTCCCTGAAGCAGTCCTGATCAGAATCCTGGCTTCCATACCTGCGGTGGATTTGGTGCTGGCGTGCCGCCTGGTCTGCTGCCAGTGGAAGAACCTGGTCGATGGAGCTGCGCTTTGGATCCTGAAGTGTCAGCAGGAAGGTCTCACTGGAGCAGAGTCACAGGAGGATGCAGAGAACTGGCAAAACTTCTACTTCCtgagcaagaaaaggaagaatctCATCAAGAACCCATGTGGTGAAG AAGCCttgcagcactggggagaggtAGAGAATGGAGGTGATGGCTGGAAAATTGAAGAGCTCCCTGGGGACTTTGGAAAAGAATTCCCTAGAGAAGAAGTCCATAAATACTTTGTTACATCTTATGA GTGGTGTCGAAAGGCTCAGGTCATTGACCTTAGGGCTGAGGGCTACTGGGAAGAGCTGATGGATACAACCCAACCTAAAGTTGTGGTGAAAGACTG GTACGCAGGACGCAGTGATGCCGGCTGCCTCTACGAGCTCTGTGTGAAGCTGCTCTCAGAGAACGAGGATGTTCTGGCTGAGTACAAGAGTGAGACTGTTGCCATCCCACAGGACAATGACGCCAGCTGGACTGAG ATCTCCCACACCTTTTCCAACTACGGGCCTGGGGTCCGCTTTGTCCGCTTTGAACACGGTGGCCAGGACACGCTCTTCTGGAAGGGATGGTACGGCGTCCGTGTTACCAATAGCAGCGTGACAGTGGAGCCGTAG
- the LOC141933387 gene encoding F-box only protein 6-like yields MTTICDLPEDVLVELLSLLPARDLLRSCRLVCAQWRDVVDLTTLWKRKCQRKGFYAQNLDRSISDWKIFYLLCNLKRNLIKNSCAEEDFQHWKLDNNDGDKWKIEDLPGPHGRGMPNPRVQKYFVTSYGPCFKSQLITLQKEGYWNQLMDEKRPEIVVKDWYAARFDCGCRYELTVRLLSEDYIVLDEFHPEPVVIEQWNDAAWREISHTFQNYPAGVRYIWFQHGGQDTQFWAGWYGVRVTNSSITIGPLTCV; encoded by the exons ATGACAACCATCTGCGACCTGCCCGAGGATGTGCTGGTGGAGCTGCTCTCGCTGCTGCCCGCCCGGGACCTGCTGCGCAGCTGCCGCCTGGTCTGCGCCCAGTGGCGGGACGTGGTGGATCTCACCACCCTCTGGAAGCGCAAGTGCCAGCGCAAGGGCTTTTACGCTCAGAATTTGGACAGAAGCATCTCTGACTGGAAGATCTTCTATCTACTCTGCAACCTGAAGAGAAACTTAATCAAAAACTCCTGTGCTGAAg AAGACTTTCAGCACTGGAAACTTGATAATAATGATGGGGATAAATGGAAGATTGAGGATCTGCCTGGACCTCATGGAAGAGGCATGCCAAACCCCAGAGTACAAAAATACTTTGTCACTTCATATGG GCCATGCTTCAAGTCTCAACTCATTACCCTGCAGAAAGAAGGATACTGGAATCAGTTGATGGATGAGAAACGGCCTGAAATTGTAGTCAAGGACTG GTACGCTGCCAGATTTGACTGTGGCTGTCGCTATGAGCTTACGGTGAGGCTGCTTTCTGAAGACTACATTGTCCTTGACGAGTTCCACCCCGAGCCCGTGGTTATAGAGCAGTGGAACGATGCAGCCTGGAGAGAG aTTTCTCACACCTTCCAGAATTACCCCGCTGGAGTTCGTTACATCTGGTTTCAGCACGGGGGCCAAGACACCCAGTTCTGGGCAGGATGGTACGGGGTGCGAGTGACTAACAGCAGCATCACCATCGGGCCCCTGACGTGTGTATGA
- the DRAXIN gene encoding draxin isoform X1 yields the protein MATSSTFSLFLCVLVLSDISLAISLDPGTKLKNVPENNNHLQNQEMWLQQQPRSGHHHKHGLAKKERVHAMPSRGRPAAEEALRMGSGAPAVEELVAEGQPAALKQNKEVFLGFEFPYPERENQSPGSERGKKQNREHRRHSRRDRLKHHRGKTPDAGPSSLYKKPESFEEQFQNLQAEEATSLTPTMLLITALELAVSTEEPPVLPATSPRSQARLRQDGDVMPTLDMALFDWTDYEDLKPEMWPSAKKKEKRRSKSPNSGNETVTAEGEPCDHHLDCLPGSCCDLREHLCKPHNRGLNNKCYDDCMCTEGLRCYAKFHRNRRVTRRKGRCVEPESANGEQGSFINV from the exons ATGGCAACTTCTTccactttctctcttttcttgtgTGTGCTGGTTCTTTCTGACATCAGCCTTGCCATCTCCCTGGACCCTGGCACAAAGCTCAAAAATGTCCCGGAGAACAACAACCACCTTCAAAACCAAGAgatgtggctgcagcagcagcccagaagTGGGCACCACCACAAGCATGGCTTGGCCAAGAAGGAGAGGGTCCATGCCATGCCTTCTAGAGGGCGGCCGGCTGCAGAAGAGGCCCTCAGAATGGGTAGTGGAGCTCCAGCTGTGGAAGAGCTGGTGGCAGAGGGACAGCCAGCAGCCCTGAAACAGAATAAGGAGGTGTTCCTGGGTTTTGAGTTCCCATATCCTGAGAGGGAGAACCAGTCCCCTGGGTctgagagaggaaagaagcagaacCGAGAGCACCGGCGACACAGCCGCAGGGACAGGCTGAAACACCACAGAG GGAAGACTCCTGATGCTGGGCCAAGCTCCCTGTACAAGAAACCTGAAAGCTTTGAAGAACAGTTTCAAAACCTCCAAGCAGAGGAAGCTACAAGTCTGACTCCCACCATGCTTCTCATCACTGCACTTGAACTAGCTGTTTCCACAGAAGAGCCTCCTGTTCTTCCAGCCACATCACCACGGTCACAG GCCCGCCTCAGGCAAGATGGGGATGTGATGCCCACCCTAGATATGGCACTCTTTGACTGGACAGATTATGAGGATCTCAAACCAGAAATGTGGCCATCTGCTAAAAAGAAAG AAAAACGCCGCAGTAAGAGCCCCAACAGCGGAAATGAAACTGTGACGGCTGAAGGAGAGCCATGTGATCATCACCTTGACTGCCTCCCAG GCTCTTGCTGCGACTTGCGTGAACACCTCTGCAAACCACACAATCGAGGCCTTAACAACAAATGTTACGATGACTGTATGTGCACTGAAG GGCTACGCTGTTATGCCAAATTCCACCGGAACCGAAGAGTGACCCGGAGGAAAGGGCGCTGCGTGGAGCCCGAATCAGCCAACGGAGAGCAGGGATCATTCATTAATGTTTAG